The following coding sequences lie in one Arabidopsis thaliana chromosome 3, partial sequence genomic window:
- a CDS encoding calmodulin-binding transcription activator (calmodulin binding;transcription regulators; FUNCTIONS IN: calmodulin binding, transcription regulator activity; INVOLVED IN: regulation of transcription; LOCATED IN: nucleus; EXPRESSED IN: 24 plant structures; EXPRESSED DURING: 13 growth stages; CONTAINS InterPro DOMAIN/s: Ankyrin repeat-containing domain (InterPro:IPR020683), CG-1 (InterPro:IPR005559), Cell surface receptor IPT/TIG (InterPro:IPR002909), IQ calmodulin-binding region (InterPro:IPR000048), Ankyrin repeat (InterPro:IPR002110); BEST Arabidopsis thaliana protein match is: calmodulin binding;transcription regulators (TAIR:AT4G16150.1); Has 5766 Blast hits to 3807 proteins in 309 species: Archae - 13; Bacteria - 199; Metazoa - 3382; Fungi - 247; Plants - 659; Viruses - 23; Other Eukaryotes - 1243 (source: NCBI BLink).) — protein MDGDGLGRLIGSEIHGFHTLQDLDVQTMLEEAKSRWLRPNEIHAILYNPKYFTINVKPVNLPNSGRIILFDRKMLRNFRKDGHNWKKKKDGRTVKEAHEHLKVGNEERIHVYYAHGEDNTTFVRRCYWLLDKARENIVLVHYRDTQEAATTSGDSISSPISVSEQTFPNRVAAEDIDTVVRNHDISLHDINTLDWDELLVPTDLNNQSAPTVDNLSYFTEPLQNAANGTAEHGNATVADGSLDALLNDGPQSRESFGRWMNSFISESNGSLEDPSFEPMVMPRQDPLAPQAVFHSHSNIPEQVFNITDVSPAWAYSSEKTKILVTGFLHDSYQHLERSNLYCVCGDFCVPAEYLQAGVYRCIIPPHSPGMVNLYLSADGHKPISQCFRFEHRAVPVLDKTVPEDNQDSKWEEFEFQVRLSHLLFTSSNKLNVLSSKISPHNLRDAKKLASKTNHLLNSWAYLVKSIQGNKVSFDQAKDHLFELSLKNRLKEWLMEKVLEGRNTLDYDSKGLGVIHLCASLGYTWSVQLFSLSGLSLNFRDKQGWTALHWAAYYGREKMVAALLSAGARPNLVTDSTKDNLGGCMAADLAQQNGYDGLAAYLAEKCLVAQFRDMKIAGNITGDLEACKAEMLNQGTLPEDEQSLKDALAAYRTAAEAAARIQGAFREKALKAARSSVIQFANKEEEAKSIIAAMKIQNAFRKYDTRRKIEAAYRIQCRFQTWKIRREYLNMRRQAIRIQAAFRGLQARRQYKKILWSVGVLEKAVLRWRQKRKGFRGLQVAAEEDSPGEAQEDFYKTSQRQAEERLERSVVRVQAMFRSKKAQQDYRRMKLTHEEAQLEYGCLEDI, from the exons ATGGACGGCGACGGTTTAGGCAGACTAATCGGCTCGGAGATTCATGGATTCCATACCTTACAAG ATCTTGATGTACAGACAATGTTGGAGGAAGCAAAAAGCAGGTGGCTACGGCCAAACGAGATCCATGCAATCCTCTATAACCCGAAATACTTCACTATCAATGTCAAGCCAGTGAACTTACCCAATA GTGGCAGAATTATATTATTCGACCGTAAGATGTTGAGGAACTTCAGAAAGGATGGTCATAactggaaaaagaaaaaggatggAAGGACAGTCAAAGAGGCTCATGAACACCTGAAA GTTGGTAACGAGGAAAGGATTCATGTATACTATGCGCATGGTGAAGATAACACTACCTTTGTTCGAAGATGTTATTGGTTACTGGATAA GGCTCGAGAGAACATCGTCCTTGTACATTACCGTGATACACAGGAg GCAGCTACAACATCGGGGGACTCAATCTCTAGTCCAATCTCCGTCTCGGAACAAACATTCCCTAATCGCGTGGCAGCTGAAGATATTGATACAGTTGTTAGAAATCATGATATTAGCCTTCATGATATCAATACGCTTGATTGGGATGAGCTGCTAGTACCAACCGATCTTAATAACCAATCTGCACCAACCGTAG ATAATCTTTCATATTTCACAGAACCGCTCCAAAATGCTGCAAATGGCACTGCAGAGCATGGGAATGCGACAGTGGCTGATGGATCTCTTGATGCTTTGCTTAACGATGGTCCACAAAGTCGAGAGAGTTTTGGAAGGTGGATGAATTCATTTATCAGCGAATCTAATGGCTCACTGGAGGATCCTTCCTTTGAACCCATGGTTATGCCTAGGCAGGATCCATTAGCTCCTCAAGCTGTATTTCATTCTCACTCTAACATACCTGAGCAAGTGTTTAACATAACCGATGTTTCACCTGCTTGGGCCTATTCTTCCGAGAAAACTAAG ATTCTGGTAACTGGGTTCTTGCATGACAGTTATCAACATCTCGAAAGATCAAACCTTTATTGCGTTTGCGGTGACTTTTGTGTCCCTGCGGAATATCTCCAGGCTGGAGTCTACCGTTGCATCATACCTCCACACTCGCCTGGTATGGTAAACCTCTATCTTAGTGCAGATGGACACAAACCAATCAGCCAATGTTTCAGATTCGAACACCGTGCAGTCCCAGTTCTTGATAAGACCGTCCCTGAAGACAATCAAGATTCCAAATGGGAAGAGTTTGAGTTCCAAGTTCGACTTTCTCATCTTCTGTTTACGTCTTCCAACAAACTCAACGTTCTCTCCAGCAAAATCTCACCTCATAACCTGCGAGATGCTAAAAAACTCGCTAGCAAAACAAATCATCTCTTAAACAGTTGGGCTTATCTAGTCAAGTCCATCCAGGGGAATAAGGTATCGTTTGATCAAGCGAAAGATCATCTCTTCGAGCTTTCTCTGAAGAACAGGCTTAAGGAATGGCTTATGGAGAAAGTGCTTGAAGGTCGCAACACATTGGATTATGATTCTAAAGGCCTCGGCGTGATCCACCTCTGTGCCAGTCTTGGATACACTTGGTCAGTCCAGCTGTTCTCATTGTCAGGCTTATCGTTGAATTTCCGTGATAAACAAGGGTGGACTGCTCTTCATTGGGCAGCATACTACGGAAGGGAGAAAATGGTGGCTGCTCTTCTCTCTGCTGGGGCAAGACCGAACCTGGTGACAGACTCGACGAAGGATAATCTTGGTGGATGCATGGCAGCTGATTTGGCACAGCAAAACGGATATGACGGTTTAGCTGCTTATCTTGCTGAGAAATGTTTGGTTGCTCAGTTTAGAGACATGAAAATTGCTGGAAACATCACTGGCGATCTGGAGGCTTGCAAGGCAGAGATGTTGAACCAAGGCACTCTACCGGAAGATGAGCAGAGTCTCAAGGATGCTCTTGCAGCATACAGAACAGCTGCAGAAGCAGCGGCTCGGATTCAAGGTGCGTTTAGGGAAAAAGCGCTAAAGGCAGCACGGTCAAGCGTGATTCAGTTTGctaacaaagaagaagaggccaAGAGCATAATCGCGGCGATGAAGATTCAGAATGCGTTCCGGAAATATGATACACGTAGGAAGATAGAAGCCGCTTACCGGATTCAATGCAGGTTCCAAACTTGGAAAATACGAAGAGAGTATCTGAACATGCGGCGCCAAGCAATTAGGATCCAG GCTGCTTTCAGGGGATTACAAGCAAGGAGGCAGTACAAGAAGATATTGTGGTCGGTAGGAGTATTGGAGAAGGCAGTTTTGAGGTGgagacaaaagagaaaagggtTTAGAGGACTCCAGGTTGCAGCAGAGGAGGATTCTCCTGGTGAGGCACAGGAAGATTTCTACAAGACAAGCCAGAGACAAGCAGAGGAGAGGCTCGAGAGATCTGTAGTGCGAGTACAAGCCATGTTCAGGTCTAAGAAGGCTCAACAGGATTACAGAAGGATGAAACTCACTCATGAAGAAGCTCAG TTGGAGTACGGTTGCCTGGAAGATATTTGA
- a CDS encoding calmodulin-binding transcription activator — translation MDGDGLGRLIGSEIHGFHTLQDLDVQTMLEEAKSRWLRPNEIHAILYNPKYFTINVKPVNLPNSGRIILFDRKMLRNFRKDGHNWKKKKDGRTVKEAHEHLKVGNEERIHVYYAHGEDNTTFVRRCYWLLDKARENIVLVHYRDTQEAATTSGDSISSPISVSEQTFPNRVAAEDIDTVVRNHDISLHDINTLDWDELLVPTDLNNQSAPTVDNLSYFTEPLQNAANGTAEHGNATVADGSLDALLNDGPQSRESFGRWMNSFISESNGSLEDPSFEPMVMPRQDPLAPQAVFHSHSNIPEQVFNITDVSPAWAYSSEKTKILVTGFLHDSYQHLERSNLYCVCGDFCVPAEYLQAGVYRCIIPPHSPGMVNLYLSADGHKPISQCFRFEHRAVPVLDKTVPEDNQDSKWEEFEFQVRLSHLLFTSSNKLNVLSSKISPHNLRDAKKLASKTNHLLNSWAYLVKSIQGNKVSFDQAKDHLFELSLKNRLKEWLMEKVLEGRNTLDYDSKGLGVIHLCASLGYTWSVQLFSLSGLSLNFRDKQGWTALHWAAYYGREKMVAALLSAGARPNLVTDSTKDNLGGCMAADLAQQNGYDGLAAYLAEKCLVAQFRDMKIAGNITGDLEACKAEMLNQGTLPEDEQSLKDALAAYRTAAEAAARIQGAFREKALKAARSSVIQFANKEEEAKSIIAAMKIQNAFRKYDTRRKIEAAYRIQCRFQTWKIRREYLNMRRQAIRIQV, via the exons ATGGACGGCGACGGTTTAGGCAGACTAATCGGCTCGGAGATTCATGGATTCCATACCTTACAAG ATCTTGATGTACAGACAATGTTGGAGGAAGCAAAAAGCAGGTGGCTACGGCCAAACGAGATCCATGCAATCCTCTATAACCCGAAATACTTCACTATCAATGTCAAGCCAGTGAACTTACCCAATA GTGGCAGAATTATATTATTCGACCGTAAGATGTTGAGGAACTTCAGAAAGGATGGTCATAactggaaaaagaaaaaggatggAAGGACAGTCAAAGAGGCTCATGAACACCTGAAA GTTGGTAACGAGGAAAGGATTCATGTATACTATGCGCATGGTGAAGATAACACTACCTTTGTTCGAAGATGTTATTGGTTACTGGATAA GGCTCGAGAGAACATCGTCCTTGTACATTACCGTGATACACAGGAg GCAGCTACAACATCGGGGGACTCAATCTCTAGTCCAATCTCCGTCTCGGAACAAACATTCCCTAATCGCGTGGCAGCTGAAGATATTGATACAGTTGTTAGAAATCATGATATTAGCCTTCATGATATCAATACGCTTGATTGGGATGAGCTGCTAGTACCAACCGATCTTAATAACCAATCTGCACCAACCGTAG ATAATCTTTCATATTTCACAGAACCGCTCCAAAATGCTGCAAATGGCACTGCAGAGCATGGGAATGCGACAGTGGCTGATGGATCTCTTGATGCTTTGCTTAACGATGGTCCACAAAGTCGAGAGAGTTTTGGAAGGTGGATGAATTCATTTATCAGCGAATCTAATGGCTCACTGGAGGATCCTTCCTTTGAACCCATGGTTATGCCTAGGCAGGATCCATTAGCTCCTCAAGCTGTATTTCATTCTCACTCTAACATACCTGAGCAAGTGTTTAACATAACCGATGTTTCACCTGCTTGGGCCTATTCTTCCGAGAAAACTAAG ATTCTGGTAACTGGGTTCTTGCATGACAGTTATCAACATCTCGAAAGATCAAACCTTTATTGCGTTTGCGGTGACTTTTGTGTCCCTGCGGAATATCTCCAGGCTGGAGTCTACCGTTGCATCATACCTCCACACTCGCCTGGTATGGTAAACCTCTATCTTAGTGCAGATGGACACAAACCAATCAGCCAATGTTTCAGATTCGAACACCGTGCAGTCCCAGTTCTTGATAAGACCGTCCCTGAAGACAATCAAGATTCCAAATGGGAAGAGTTTGAGTTCCAAGTTCGACTTTCTCATCTTCTGTTTACGTCTTCCAACAAACTCAACGTTCTCTCCAGCAAAATCTCACCTCATAACCTGCGAGATGCTAAAAAACTCGCTAGCAAAACAAATCATCTCTTAAACAGTTGGGCTTATCTAGTCAAGTCCATCCAGGGGAATAAGGTATCGTTTGATCAAGCGAAAGATCATCTCTTCGAGCTTTCTCTGAAGAACAGGCTTAAGGAATGGCTTATGGAGAAAGTGCTTGAAGGTCGCAACACATTGGATTATGATTCTAAAGGCCTCGGCGTGATCCACCTCTGTGCCAGTCTTGGATACACTTGGTCAGTCCAGCTGTTCTCATTGTCAGGCTTATCGTTGAATTTCCGTGATAAACAAGGGTGGACTGCTCTTCATTGGGCAGCATACTACGGAAGGGAGAAAATGGTGGCTGCTCTTCTCTCTGCTGGGGCAAGACCGAACCTGGTGACAGACTCGACGAAGGATAATCTTGGTGGATGCATGGCAGCTGATTTGGCACAGCAAAACGGATATGACGGTTTAGCTGCTTATCTTGCTGAGAAATGTTTGGTTGCTCAGTTTAGAGACATGAAAATTGCTGGAAACATCACTGGCGATCTGGAGGCTTGCAAGGCAGAGATGTTGAACCAAGGCACTCTACCGGAAGATGAGCAGAGTCTCAAGGATGCTCTTGCAGCATACAGAACAGCTGCAGAAGCAGCGGCTCGGATTCAAGGTGCGTTTAGGGAAAAAGCGCTAAAGGCAGCACGGTCAAGCGTGATTCAGTTTGctaacaaagaagaagaggccaAGAGCATAATCGCGGCGATGAAGATTCAGAATGCGTTCCGGAAATATGATACACGTAGGAAGATAGAAGCCGCTTACCGGATTCAATGCAGGTTCCAAACTTGGAAAATACGAAGAGAGTATCTGAACATGCGGCGCCAAGCAATTAGGATCCAGGTATGA
- a CDS encoding calmodulin-binding transcription activator yields MLEEAKSRWLRPNEIHAILYNPKYFTINVKPVNLPNSGRIILFDRKMLRNFRKDGHNWKKKKDGRTVKEAHEHLKVGNEERIHVYYAHGEDNTTFVRRCYWLLDKARENIVLVHYRDTQEAATTSGDSISSPISVSEQTFPNRVAAEDIDTVVRNHDISLHDINTLDWDELLVPTDLNNQSAPTVDNLSYFTEPLQNAANGTAEHGNATVADGSLDALLNDGPQSRESFGRWMNSFISESNGSLEDPSFEPMVMPRQDPLAPQAVFHSHSNIPEQVFNITDVSPAWAYSSEKTKILVTGFLHDSYQHLERSNLYCVCGDFCVPAEYLQAGVYRCIIPPHSPGMVNLYLSADGHKPISQCFRFEHRAVPVLDKTVPEDNQDSKWEEFEFQVRLSHLLFTSSNKLNVLSSKISPHNLRDAKKLASKTNHLLNSWAYLVKSIQGNKVSFDQAKDHLFELSLKNRLKEWLMEKVLEGRNTLDYDSKGLGVIHLCASLGYTWSVQLFSLSGLSLNFRDKQGWTALHWAAYYGREKMVAALLSAGARPNLVTDSTKDNLGGCMAADLAQQNGYDGLAAYLAEKCLVAQFRDMKIAGNITGDLEACKAEMLNQGTLPEDEQSLKDALAAYRTAAEAAARIQGAFREKALKAARSSVIQFANKEEEAKSIIAAMKIQNAFRKYDTRRKIEAAYRIQCRFQTWKIRREYLNMRRQAIRIQAAFRGLQARRQYKKILWSVGVLEKAVLRWRQKRKGFRGLQVAAEEDSPGEAQEDFYKTSQRQAEERLERSVVRVQAMFRSKKAQQDYRRMKLTHEEAQLEYGCLEDI; encoded by the exons ATGTTGGAGGAAGCAAAAAGCAGGTGGCTACGGCCAAACGAGATCCATGCAATCCTCTATAACCCGAAATACTTCACTATCAATGTCAAGCCAGTGAACTTACCCAATA GTGGCAGAATTATATTATTCGACCGTAAGATGTTGAGGAACTTCAGAAAGGATGGTCATAactggaaaaagaaaaaggatggAAGGACAGTCAAAGAGGCTCATGAACACCTGAAA GTTGGTAACGAGGAAAGGATTCATGTATACTATGCGCATGGTGAAGATAACACTACCTTTGTTCGAAGATGTTATTGGTTACTGGATAA GGCTCGAGAGAACATCGTCCTTGTACATTACCGTGATACACAGGAg GCAGCTACAACATCGGGGGACTCAATCTCTAGTCCAATCTCCGTCTCGGAACAAACATTCCCTAATCGCGTGGCAGCTGAAGATATTGATACAGTTGTTAGAAATCATGATATTAGCCTTCATGATATCAATACGCTTGATTGGGATGAGCTGCTAGTACCAACCGATCTTAATAACCAATCTGCACCAACCGTAG ATAATCTTTCATATTTCACAGAACCGCTCCAAAATGCTGCAAATGGCACTGCAGAGCATGGGAATGCGACAGTGGCTGATGGATCTCTTGATGCTTTGCTTAACGATGGTCCACAAAGTCGAGAGAGTTTTGGAAGGTGGATGAATTCATTTATCAGCGAATCTAATGGCTCACTGGAGGATCCTTCCTTTGAACCCATGGTTATGCCTAGGCAGGATCCATTAGCTCCTCAAGCTGTATTTCATTCTCACTCTAACATACCTGAGCAAGTGTTTAACATAACCGATGTTTCACCTGCTTGGGCCTATTCTTCCGAGAAAACTAAG ATTCTGGTAACTGGGTTCTTGCATGACAGTTATCAACATCTCGAAAGATCAAACCTTTATTGCGTTTGCGGTGACTTTTGTGTCCCTGCGGAATATCTCCAGGCTGGAGTCTACCGTTGCATCATACCTCCACACTCGCCTGGTATGGTAAACCTCTATCTTAGTGCAGATGGACACAAACCAATCAGCCAATGTTTCAGATTCGAACACCGTGCAGTCCCAGTTCTTGATAAGACCGTCCCTGAAGACAATCAAGATTCCAAATGGGAAGAGTTTGAGTTCCAAGTTCGACTTTCTCATCTTCTGTTTACGTCTTCCAACAAACTCAACGTTCTCTCCAGCAAAATCTCACCTCATAACCTGCGAGATGCTAAAAAACTCGCTAGCAAAACAAATCATCTCTTAAACAGTTGGGCTTATCTAGTCAAGTCCATCCAGGGGAATAAGGTATCGTTTGATCAAGCGAAAGATCATCTCTTCGAGCTTTCTCTGAAGAACAGGCTTAAGGAATGGCTTATGGAGAAAGTGCTTGAAGGTCGCAACACATTGGATTATGATTCTAAAGGCCTCGGCGTGATCCACCTCTGTGCCAGTCTTGGATACACTTGGTCAGTCCAGCTGTTCTCATTGTCAGGCTTATCGTTGAATTTCCGTGATAAACAAGGGTGGACTGCTCTTCATTGGGCAGCATACTACGGAAGGGAGAAAATGGTGGCTGCTCTTCTCTCTGCTGGGGCAAGACCGAACCTGGTGACAGACTCGACGAAGGATAATCTTGGTGGATGCATGGCAGCTGATTTGGCACAGCAAAACGGATATGACGGTTTAGCTGCTTATCTTGCTGAGAAATGTTTGGTTGCTCAGTTTAGAGACATGAAAATTGCTGGAAACATCACTGGCGATCTGGAGGCTTGCAAGGCAGAGATGTTGAACCAAGGCACTCTACCGGAAGATGAGCAGAGTCTCAAGGATGCTCTTGCAGCATACAGAACAGCTGCAGAAGCAGCGGCTCGGATTCAAGGTGCGTTTAGGGAAAAAGCGCTAAAGGCAGCACGGTCAAGCGTGATTCAGTTTGctaacaaagaagaagaggccaAGAGCATAATCGCGGCGATGAAGATTCAGAATGCGTTCCGGAAATATGATACACGTAGGAAGATAGAAGCCGCTTACCGGATTCAATGCAGGTTCCAAACTTGGAAAATACGAAGAGAGTATCTGAACATGCGGCGCCAAGCAATTAGGATCCAG GCTGCTTTCAGGGGATTACAAGCAAGGAGGCAGTACAAGAAGATATTGTGGTCGGTAGGAGTATTGGAGAAGGCAGTTTTGAGGTGgagacaaaagagaaaagggtTTAGAGGACTCCAGGTTGCAGCAGAGGAGGATTCTCCTGGTGAGGCACAGGAAGATTTCTACAAGACAAGCCAGAGACAAGCAGAGGAGAGGCTCGAGAGATCTGTAGTGCGAGTACAAGCCATGTTCAGGTCTAAGAAGGCTCAACAGGATTACAGAAGGATGAAACTCACTCATGAAGAAGCTCAG TTGGAGTACGGTTGCCTGGAAGATATTTGA